One stretch of Gemmatimonadaceae bacterium DNA includes these proteins:
- a CDS encoding PadR family transcriptional regulator: MAEQNTDVIQGTLDMLILKTLSLQPMHGFGIARRVEQISRGVFKVNPGSLLVALQRLERAGWLDSAWRQTENARRAKFYELTRSGKKQLDVETAEWARRASAVARLLKAEA; this comes from the coding sequence GTGGCCGAGCAGAACACCGACGTCATTCAAGGCACGCTGGACATGCTCATTCTCAAGACGCTGAGCCTCCAGCCGATGCATGGCTTCGGCATCGCTCGGCGCGTCGAGCAGATTTCGCGCGGCGTGTTCAAGGTGAATCCGGGGTCACTACTCGTCGCGTTGCAACGGCTCGAGCGCGCGGGATGGCTCGACTCGGCGTGGCGGCAAACCGAGAATGCGCGTCGCGCGAAGTTTTACGAATTGACGCGGTCCGGCAAGAAACAGCTCGACGTCGAAACGGCGGAGTGGGCCCGTCGCGCGTCCGCCGTCGCTCGCCTCCTCAAAGCCGAGGCCTGA